From Glycine soja cultivar W05 chromosome 4, ASM419377v2, whole genome shotgun sequence, the proteins below share one genomic window:
- the LOC114408545 gene encoding probable nucleoredoxin 2 isoform X2: protein MKAEMKDGAPQVVMNHNGNHGKFSHLLASQDRDYLLSPTGAQVKVSDLEGKVVGLLFAANWYPPCRGFTQVLAGIYEELKSRVPQFEIVYVSSDEDLNAFNSFYGSMPWIAIPFSDLETKKSLTRKFDVEAVPCLILLQPDDRKEHATVRDGVELIYRYGIQAYPFSKDRLEQLQKEDKVKRDNQTLTNLLANHHRDYVLSHTHTGLKKRIMDPVPRDGCCSCTQVPVASLVGKTIGLYFSAEWCVPCAKFTPKLISVYEKIKHELAEKGEEDFEVVLISSDRDQASFDSYYSTMPWLALPFGDPEIKNLVRHYNVQGIPWLVIIGPDGKTITVHGRSLINLYQENAYPFTKAKVEELEKQLEEEAKGLPALVYHQGHRHDLNLVSDGNGGGPFICCVCDEQGSSWAYQCLQCGYEVHPKCVRTVERDDNVLVDTTGCF from the exons aTGAAAGCGGAGATGAAGGATGGAGCTCCTCAAGTTGTGATGAATCATAATGGTAACCACGGCAAATTCTCACACCTACTTGCTTCCCAAGATCGTGACTATCTTCTCTCTCCAACTGGGGCTCAg GTGAAAGTTTCTGATCTTGAAGGGAAAGTAGTGGGTCTATTATTCGCTGCGAATTGGTACCCACCTTGCCGTGGATTCACCCAAGTCCTAGCTGGAATCTACGAGGAGCTAAAAAGCAGAGTCCCTCAATTTGAGATTGTGTATGTGTCCTCAGATGAGGACTTGAATGCCTTTAATAGCTTCTATGGAAGCATGCCCTGGATTGCAATTCCGTTCTCTGATTTGGAAACAAAGAAGTCTTTGACCAGAAAGTTTGACGTGGAAGCCGTTCCATGCTTAATTTTGTTGCAACCTGACGATCGTAAAGAGCACGCAACAGTTCGTGATGGGGTTGAACTTATTTACCGCTATGGAATCCAAGCTTATCCATTCAGTAAGGACAGGTTGGAGCAGCTGCAAAAGGAAGACAAAGTGAAGCGTGATAACCAGACTCTCACTAATTTACTAGCAAACCACCATAGAGACTACGTTTTGAGTCACACTCACACGGGACTCAAAAAG AGAATCATGGATCCTGTTCCGCGTGACGGGTGTTGCTCATGTACACAGGTACCTGTAGCTTCCCTAGTGGGTAAAACAATTGGACTCTACTTCTCAGCGGAATGGTGCGTCCCATGCGCCAAGTTCACTCCCAAGCTGATTTCCGTTTACGAGAAGATAAAGCACGAGCTAGCCGAAAAGGGAGAGGAGGACTTCGAAGTTGTGCTAATATCCAGCGACCGCGACCAAGCATCCTTTGACTCCTACTACAGCACCATGCCTTGGTTGGCCTTGCCTTTCGGTGACCCAGAGATCAAGAACCTCGTTAGACACTACAACGTGCAAGGAATTCCTTGGTTGGTGATTATAGGTCCTGATGGTAAAACAATAACCGTACACGGGAGGAGTTTGATAAACTTGTACCAAGAGAATGCGTACCCTTTCACCAAGGCCAAAGTGGAGGAGCTGGAGAAACAGCTGGAGGAAGAGGCCAAGGGTCTTCCAGCATTGGTGTATCACCAAGGGCATCGACATGATCTGAATTTGGTGTCTGATGGAAATGGTGGAGGGCCCTTTATCTGCTGCGTGTGTGATGAACAAGGGTCTAGCTGGGCCTACCAGTGTCTCCAATGTGGCTATGAAGTGCACCCAAAGTGCGTCAGAACTGTGGAACGCGATGACAATGTCTTGGTGGACACCACTGGTTGCTTCTAG
- the LOC114408545 gene encoding probable nucleoredoxin 2 isoform X1 has protein sequence MKAEMKDGAPQVVMNHNGNHGKFSHLLASQDRDYLLSPTGAQVKVSDLEGKVVGLLFAANWYPPCRGFTQVLAGIYEELKSRVPQFEIVYVSSDEDLNAFNSFYGSMPWIAIPFSDLETKKSLTRKFDVEAVPCLILLQPDDRKEHATVRDGVELIYRYGIQAYPFSKDRLEQLQKEDKVKRDNQTLTNLLANHHRDYVLSHTHTGLKKFYLNCMQRIMDPVPRDGCCSCTQVPVASLVGKTIGLYFSAEWCVPCAKFTPKLISVYEKIKHELAEKGEEDFEVVLISSDRDQASFDSYYSTMPWLALPFGDPEIKNLVRHYNVQGIPWLVIIGPDGKTITVHGRSLINLYQENAYPFTKAKVEELEKQLEEEAKGLPALVYHQGHRHDLNLVSDGNGGGPFICCVCDEQGSSWAYQCLQCGYEVHPKCVRTVERDDNVLVDTTGCF, from the exons aTGAAAGCGGAGATGAAGGATGGAGCTCCTCAAGTTGTGATGAATCATAATGGTAACCACGGCAAATTCTCACACCTACTTGCTTCCCAAGATCGTGACTATCTTCTCTCTCCAACTGGGGCTCAg GTGAAAGTTTCTGATCTTGAAGGGAAAGTAGTGGGTCTATTATTCGCTGCGAATTGGTACCCACCTTGCCGTGGATTCACCCAAGTCCTAGCTGGAATCTACGAGGAGCTAAAAAGCAGAGTCCCTCAATTTGAGATTGTGTATGTGTCCTCAGATGAGGACTTGAATGCCTTTAATAGCTTCTATGGAAGCATGCCCTGGATTGCAATTCCGTTCTCTGATTTGGAAACAAAGAAGTCTTTGACCAGAAAGTTTGACGTGGAAGCCGTTCCATGCTTAATTTTGTTGCAACCTGACGATCGTAAAGAGCACGCAACAGTTCGTGATGGGGTTGAACTTATTTACCGCTATGGAATCCAAGCTTATCCATTCAGTAAGGACAGGTTGGAGCAGCTGCAAAAGGAAGACAAAGTGAAGCGTGATAACCAGACTCTCACTAATTTACTAGCAAACCACCATAGAGACTACGTTTTGAGTCACACTCACACGGGACTCAAAAAG TTTTATTTGAACTGCATGCAGAGAATCATGGATCCTGTTCCGCGTGACGGGTGTTGCTCATGTACACAGGTACCTGTAGCTTCCCTAGTGGGTAAAACAATTGGACTCTACTTCTCAGCGGAATGGTGCGTCCCATGCGCCAAGTTCACTCCCAAGCTGATTTCCGTTTACGAGAAGATAAAGCACGAGCTAGCCGAAAAGGGAGAGGAGGACTTCGAAGTTGTGCTAATATCCAGCGACCGCGACCAAGCATCCTTTGACTCCTACTACAGCACCATGCCTTGGTTGGCCTTGCCTTTCGGTGACCCAGAGATCAAGAACCTCGTTAGACACTACAACGTGCAAGGAATTCCTTGGTTGGTGATTATAGGTCCTGATGGTAAAACAATAACCGTACACGGGAGGAGTTTGATAAACTTGTACCAAGAGAATGCGTACCCTTTCACCAAGGCCAAAGTGGAGGAGCTGGAGAAACAGCTGGAGGAAGAGGCCAAGGGTCTTCCAGCATTGGTGTATCACCAAGGGCATCGACATGATCTGAATTTGGTGTCTGATGGAAATGGTGGAGGGCCCTTTATCTGCTGCGTGTGTGATGAACAAGGGTCTAGCTGGGCCTACCAGTGTCTCCAATGTGGCTATGAAGTGCACCCAAAGTGCGTCAGAACTGTGGAACGCGATGACAATGTCTTGGTGGACACCACTGGTTGCTTCTAG
- the LOC114408545 gene encoding probable nucleoredoxin 2 isoform X3: MKAEMKDGAPQVVMNHNGNHGKFSHLLASQDRDYLLSPTGAQVKVSDLEGKVVGLLFAANWYPPCRGFTQVLAGIYEELKSRVPQFEIVYVSSDEDLNAFNSFYGSMPWIAIPFSDLETKKSLTRKFDVEAVPCLILLQPDDRKEHATVRDGVELIYRYGIQAYPFSKDRLEQLQKEDKVKRDNQTLTNLLANHHRDYVLSHTHTGLKKVPVASLVGKTIGLYFSAEWCVPCAKFTPKLISVYEKIKHELAEKGEEDFEVVLISSDRDQASFDSYYSTMPWLALPFGDPEIKNLVRHYNVQGIPWLVIIGPDGKTITVHGRSLINLYQENAYPFTKAKVEELEKQLEEEAKGLPALVYHQGHRHDLNLVSDGNGGGPFICCVCDEQGSSWAYQCLQCGYEVHPKCVRTVERDDNVLVDTTGCF, translated from the exons aTGAAAGCGGAGATGAAGGATGGAGCTCCTCAAGTTGTGATGAATCATAATGGTAACCACGGCAAATTCTCACACCTACTTGCTTCCCAAGATCGTGACTATCTTCTCTCTCCAACTGGGGCTCAg GTGAAAGTTTCTGATCTTGAAGGGAAAGTAGTGGGTCTATTATTCGCTGCGAATTGGTACCCACCTTGCCGTGGATTCACCCAAGTCCTAGCTGGAATCTACGAGGAGCTAAAAAGCAGAGTCCCTCAATTTGAGATTGTGTATGTGTCCTCAGATGAGGACTTGAATGCCTTTAATAGCTTCTATGGAAGCATGCCCTGGATTGCAATTCCGTTCTCTGATTTGGAAACAAAGAAGTCTTTGACCAGAAAGTTTGACGTGGAAGCCGTTCCATGCTTAATTTTGTTGCAACCTGACGATCGTAAAGAGCACGCAACAGTTCGTGATGGGGTTGAACTTATTTACCGCTATGGAATCCAAGCTTATCCATTCAGTAAGGACAGGTTGGAGCAGCTGCAAAAGGAAGACAAAGTGAAGCGTGATAACCAGACTCTCACTAATTTACTAGCAAACCACCATAGAGACTACGTTTTGAGTCACACTCACACGGGACTCAAAAAG GTACCTGTAGCTTCCCTAGTGGGTAAAACAATTGGACTCTACTTCTCAGCGGAATGGTGCGTCCCATGCGCCAAGTTCACTCCCAAGCTGATTTCCGTTTACGAGAAGATAAAGCACGAGCTAGCCGAAAAGGGAGAGGAGGACTTCGAAGTTGTGCTAATATCCAGCGACCGCGACCAAGCATCCTTTGACTCCTACTACAGCACCATGCCTTGGTTGGCCTTGCCTTTCGGTGACCCAGAGATCAAGAACCTCGTTAGACACTACAACGTGCAAGGAATTCCTTGGTTGGTGATTATAGGTCCTGATGGTAAAACAATAACCGTACACGGGAGGAGTTTGATAAACTTGTACCAAGAGAATGCGTACCCTTTCACCAAGGCCAAAGTGGAGGAGCTGGAGAAACAGCTGGAGGAAGAGGCCAAGGGTCTTCCAGCATTGGTGTATCACCAAGGGCATCGACATGATCTGAATTTGGTGTCTGATGGAAATGGTGGAGGGCCCTTTATCTGCTGCGTGTGTGATGAACAAGGGTCTAGCTGGGCCTACCAGTGTCTCCAATGTGGCTATGAAGTGCACCCAAAGTGCGTCAGAACTGTGGAACGCGATGACAATGTCTTGGTGGACACCACTGGTTGCTTCTAG